A part of Vigna radiata var. radiata cultivar VC1973A chromosome 11, Vradiata_ver6, whole genome shotgun sequence genomic DNA contains:
- the LOC106777769 gene encoding chloride channel protein CLC-d isoform X1 gives MLANHFQNGIETARLVWSRIPNSDEPQLLDDAVGLIKKNDGGGVESLDYEVIENFAYREEQAQRGKLYVSYLLVVKWFFALLIGICTGLAAVFINIAVENFAGWKFSATFDIIQKSYIAGFVVYVLFNLALVYSSVYIITQFAPAAAGSGIPEIKGYLNGVDTHGILLFRTLVGKIFGSIGSVGGGLALGKEGPLVHTGACIASLLGQGGSTKYHINSRWFQVFRSDRDRRDLVTCGCAAGVAAAFRAPVGGVLFALEEVTSWWRSQLMWRVFFTSAVVAVVVRAAMGWCKSGKCGHFGSGGFIIWDISDGQEDYSFAELFPMAIIGVIGGLLGALFNQLTLYITTWRRNHLHMKGNKVKIIEACLVSILTSVISFGLPLLRKCTPCPESDPASGIECPRPPGMYGNYVNFYCSKDNEYNDLATIFFNTQDDAIRNLFSAKTINEYSSQSLLTFLVMFYALAVVTFGTAVPAGQFVPGIMIGSTYGRLVGMFVVKYYRKLNIEEGTYALLGAASFLGGSMRMTVSLCVIMVEISNNLKFLPLIMLVLLISKAVGDAFNEGIYEEQAQLRGIPLLESRPKYEMRNMTAKEACGSGRVVSFPRVVKVSDVVSILRSNKHNGFPVIDHTRSGEPLVIGLVLRSHLLVILQSKVDFQHSPLPSDSRGGTRSIRHDSGEFAKPVSSKGICIEDIHLSSDDLEMYIDLAPFLNPSPYIVPEDMSLTKVYNLFRQLGLRHLFVVPRPSRVLGLITRKDLLIEENKNVNTLELQSTSVRFAGMSTMLFIALTDPLAQNRSVIFYSNYLFEIYRRPCVHNSQKVNAVMDTALSIKRMNGTETSMYLCISWIGHQYKRLTTRNTEVERPLLNGLLQNQIPD, from the exons ATGCTGGCGAATCATTTCCAGAACGGCATCGAAACGGCGAGGCTCGTTTGGTCGCGGATTCCTAATTCTGATGAACCGCAGCTGCTCGACGACGCCGTTGGCCTCATCAAGAAGAACGACGGAGGCGGTGTTGAGAGCCTTGACTATGAAGTTATAGAGAATTTTGCTTACCGTGAGGAGCAG gcgCAGCGAGGGAAGCTGTATGTGAGCTATTTGCTTGTGGTGAAATGGTTCTTCGCCTTGCTCATTGGCATTT GTACAGGACTTGCTGCTGTTTTCATCAACATTGCTGTTGAAAATTTTGCTGGCTGGAAGTTTTCGGCGACATTTGATATAATTCAGAAGTCATATATTGCTGGATTCGTTGTGTATGTTCTGTTCAACTTGGCTTTGGTGTATTCATCTGTATATATTATCACTCAATTTGCACCAGCAGCTGCTGGATCTGGTATTCCTGAAATCAAGGGTTACTTGAACG GAGTTGATACTCACGGCATCCTTCTTTTCAGAACTTTAGTTGGAAAG ATATTTGGAAGCATTGGTTCAGTGGGTGGAGGCCTTGCCTTGGGTAAAGAAGGTCCTCTTGTTCATACTGGTGCTTGTATTGCTTCTTTGCTTGGACAA GGTGGATCCACTAAGTATCATATAAATTCGAGGTGGTTTCAAGTGTTCAGAAGTGACCGGGATCGCCGCGATCTT GTAACCTGTGGATGTGCTGCTGGAGTTGCTGCTGCATTTAGAGCTCCAGTTGGTGGTGTGTTGTTTGCTTTGGAAGAGGTTACATCTTg GTGGAGGAGTCAACTAATGTGGCGTGTCTTCTTCACTTCTGCTGTTGTGGCTGTTGTGGTTCGAGCTGCAATGGGATGGTGCAAGAGTGGAAAATGTGGACATTTTGGGTCCGGTGGATTTATAATATGGGATATATCAGA tggCCAAGAGGATTATTCCTTTGCAGAGTTATTTCCAATGGCTATTATTGGGGTTATTGGAGGTCTACTAG GAGCTTTATTCAACCAGCTTACTCTTTATATTACCACTTGGCGACGGAATCATCTTCACATGAAAGGGAACAAGGTCAAG ATTATTGAAGCATGCCTTGTATCCATTTTAACGTCAGTGATTTCATTTGGCTTGCCACTTCTAAGAAAATGTACTCCTTGCCCTGAATCTGATCCTGCATCTGGTATTGAATGTCCTCGACCTCCTGGAATGTATGGGAATTATGTAAAT TTTTATTGTAGCAAAGACAACGAATACAATGATCTTGCAACTATTTTCTTCAATACACAG GATGATGCCATAAGGAATTTGTTCAGtgcaaaaacaataaatgagTACAGTTCCCAAAGTTTATTAACCTTTTTG GTTATGTTTTATGCCTTAGCAGTGGTCACGTTTGGTACTGCTGTGCCAGCTGGTCAATTTGTTCCTGGTATAATGATAGGATCAACATATGGGCGTCTTGTTGGCATGTTCGTTGTAAAATACTACAGAAAGCTCAACATTGAAGAGGGAAC GTATGCTTTGCTGGGAGCTGCGTCTTTTCTTGGAGGCTCAATGCGGATGACAGTGTCTCTATGTGTGATTATGGTTGAAATctcaaataacttgaaattTTTACCTCTTATAATGCTTGTTCTTCTTATATCAAAG GCTGTTGGTGATGCTTTTAACGAAGGTATCTATGAGGAGCAGGCTCAATTGAGGGGCATTCCGTTACTGGAATCAAGGCCTAAATATGAGATGCGAAATATGACAGCAAAGGAAGCCTGTGGGAGTGGAAgg GTGGTCTCTTTCCCCCGTGTTGTTAAGGTTTCAGATGTGGTCTCCATTCTGCGGAGCAATAAACACAATGGTTTTCCA GTGATTGATCACACAAGAAGTGGAGAACCACTTGTTATTGGGTTAGTGCTTCGTAG TCATTTATTGGTAATTCTTCAGTCAAAGGTTGATTTCCAGCATAGCCCTTTACCCTCGGATTCTCGAGGTGGGACCAGATCAATTAG GCATGATTCTGGTGAATTTGCCAAGCCTGTTTCTAGTAAAGGAATATGTATCGAGGATATACATCTAAGTTCAGATGACTTAGAAATGTACATTGATCTTGCTCCATTTTTGAATCCCTCACCGTATATTGTACCAGAAGATATGTCTTTGACAAAG GTATACAATCTTTTCCGTCAACTTGGTCTAAGGCATTTATTTGTTGTTCCTCGACCATCTCGTGTGCTTGGTTTGATAACGAGAAAAGATTTGTTGATTGAG GAGAATAAAAATGTGAATACGTTAGAGCTTCAGTCAACTAGTGTAAG GTTTGCAGGCATGTCTACTATGCTGTTTATTGCTTTGACTGATCCCCTAGCCCAAAACCGGAGTGTTATCTTTTACTCAAATTATCTTTTCGAAATATATCGTCGACCTTGTGTGCACAATTCGCAGAAAGTGAACGCAGTTATGGACACAGCTTT ATCCATTAAGAGGATGAATGGGACTGAAACCTCTATGTATCTTTGTATTTCGTG GATAGGACATCAGTATAAAAGATTGACGACAAGGAATACCGAGGTGGAGCGCCCATTGCTAAACGGACTGCTCCAGAATCAGATACCTGACTAA
- the LOC106777769 gene encoding chloride channel protein CLC-d isoform X2 yields the protein MLANHFQNGIETARLVWSRIPNSDEPQLLDDAVGLIKKNDGGGVESLDYEVIENFAYREEQAQRGKLYVSYLLVVKWFFALLIGICTGLAAVFINIAVENFAGWKFSATFDIIQKSYIAGFVVYVLFNLALVYSSVYIITQFAPAAAGSGIPEIKGYLNGVDTHGILLFRTLVGKIFGSIGSVGGGLALGKEGPLVHTGACIASLLGQGGSTKYHINSRWFQVFRSDRDRRDLVTCGCAAGVAAAFRAPVGGVLFALEEVTSWWRSQLMWRVFFTSAVVAVVVRAAMGWCKSGKCGHFGSGGFIIWDISDGQEDYSFAELFPMAIIGVIGGLLGALFNQLTLYITTWRRNHLHMKGNKVKIIEACLVSILTSVISFGLPLLRKCTPCPESDPASGIECPRPPGMYGNYVNFYCSKDNEYNDLATIFFNTQDDAIRNLFSAKTINEYSSQSLLTFLVMFYALAVVTFGTAVPAGQFVPGIMIGSTYGRLVGMFVVKYYRKLNIEEGTYALLGAASFLGGSMRMTVSLCVIMVEISNNLKFLPLIMLVLLISKAVGDAFNEGIYEEQAQLRGIPLLESRPKYEMRNMTAKEACGSGRVVSFPRVVKVSDVVSILRSNKHNGFPVIDHTRSGEPLVIGLVLRSHLLVILQSKVDFQHSPLPSDSRGGTRSIRHDSGEFAKPVSSKGICIEDIHLSSDDLEMYIDLAPFLNPSPYIVPEDMSLTKVYNLFRQLGLRHLFVVPRPSRVLGLITRKDLLIEENKNVNTLELQSTSVRIGHQYKRLTTRNTEVERPLLNGLLQNQIPD from the exons ATGCTGGCGAATCATTTCCAGAACGGCATCGAAACGGCGAGGCTCGTTTGGTCGCGGATTCCTAATTCTGATGAACCGCAGCTGCTCGACGACGCCGTTGGCCTCATCAAGAAGAACGACGGAGGCGGTGTTGAGAGCCTTGACTATGAAGTTATAGAGAATTTTGCTTACCGTGAGGAGCAG gcgCAGCGAGGGAAGCTGTATGTGAGCTATTTGCTTGTGGTGAAATGGTTCTTCGCCTTGCTCATTGGCATTT GTACAGGACTTGCTGCTGTTTTCATCAACATTGCTGTTGAAAATTTTGCTGGCTGGAAGTTTTCGGCGACATTTGATATAATTCAGAAGTCATATATTGCTGGATTCGTTGTGTATGTTCTGTTCAACTTGGCTTTGGTGTATTCATCTGTATATATTATCACTCAATTTGCACCAGCAGCTGCTGGATCTGGTATTCCTGAAATCAAGGGTTACTTGAACG GAGTTGATACTCACGGCATCCTTCTTTTCAGAACTTTAGTTGGAAAG ATATTTGGAAGCATTGGTTCAGTGGGTGGAGGCCTTGCCTTGGGTAAAGAAGGTCCTCTTGTTCATACTGGTGCTTGTATTGCTTCTTTGCTTGGACAA GGTGGATCCACTAAGTATCATATAAATTCGAGGTGGTTTCAAGTGTTCAGAAGTGACCGGGATCGCCGCGATCTT GTAACCTGTGGATGTGCTGCTGGAGTTGCTGCTGCATTTAGAGCTCCAGTTGGTGGTGTGTTGTTTGCTTTGGAAGAGGTTACATCTTg GTGGAGGAGTCAACTAATGTGGCGTGTCTTCTTCACTTCTGCTGTTGTGGCTGTTGTGGTTCGAGCTGCAATGGGATGGTGCAAGAGTGGAAAATGTGGACATTTTGGGTCCGGTGGATTTATAATATGGGATATATCAGA tggCCAAGAGGATTATTCCTTTGCAGAGTTATTTCCAATGGCTATTATTGGGGTTATTGGAGGTCTACTAG GAGCTTTATTCAACCAGCTTACTCTTTATATTACCACTTGGCGACGGAATCATCTTCACATGAAAGGGAACAAGGTCAAG ATTATTGAAGCATGCCTTGTATCCATTTTAACGTCAGTGATTTCATTTGGCTTGCCACTTCTAAGAAAATGTACTCCTTGCCCTGAATCTGATCCTGCATCTGGTATTGAATGTCCTCGACCTCCTGGAATGTATGGGAATTATGTAAAT TTTTATTGTAGCAAAGACAACGAATACAATGATCTTGCAACTATTTTCTTCAATACACAG GATGATGCCATAAGGAATTTGTTCAGtgcaaaaacaataaatgagTACAGTTCCCAAAGTTTATTAACCTTTTTG GTTATGTTTTATGCCTTAGCAGTGGTCACGTTTGGTACTGCTGTGCCAGCTGGTCAATTTGTTCCTGGTATAATGATAGGATCAACATATGGGCGTCTTGTTGGCATGTTCGTTGTAAAATACTACAGAAAGCTCAACATTGAAGAGGGAAC GTATGCTTTGCTGGGAGCTGCGTCTTTTCTTGGAGGCTCAATGCGGATGACAGTGTCTCTATGTGTGATTATGGTTGAAATctcaaataacttgaaattTTTACCTCTTATAATGCTTGTTCTTCTTATATCAAAG GCTGTTGGTGATGCTTTTAACGAAGGTATCTATGAGGAGCAGGCTCAATTGAGGGGCATTCCGTTACTGGAATCAAGGCCTAAATATGAGATGCGAAATATGACAGCAAAGGAAGCCTGTGGGAGTGGAAgg GTGGTCTCTTTCCCCCGTGTTGTTAAGGTTTCAGATGTGGTCTCCATTCTGCGGAGCAATAAACACAATGGTTTTCCA GTGATTGATCACACAAGAAGTGGAGAACCACTTGTTATTGGGTTAGTGCTTCGTAG TCATTTATTGGTAATTCTTCAGTCAAAGGTTGATTTCCAGCATAGCCCTTTACCCTCGGATTCTCGAGGTGGGACCAGATCAATTAG GCATGATTCTGGTGAATTTGCCAAGCCTGTTTCTAGTAAAGGAATATGTATCGAGGATATACATCTAAGTTCAGATGACTTAGAAATGTACATTGATCTTGCTCCATTTTTGAATCCCTCACCGTATATTGTACCAGAAGATATGTCTTTGACAAAG GTATACAATCTTTTCCGTCAACTTGGTCTAAGGCATTTATTTGTTGTTCCTCGACCATCTCGTGTGCTTGGTTTGATAACGAGAAAAGATTTGTTGATTGAG GAGAATAAAAATGTGAATACGTTAGAGCTTCAGTCAACTAGTGTAAG GATAGGACATCAGTATAAAAGATTGACGACAAGGAATACCGAGGTGGAGCGCCCATTGCTAAACGGACTGCTCCAGAATCAGATACCTGACTAA
- the LOC106777283 gene encoding mavicyanin encodes MAFAEKAVVFLLMMMAAFQVSHAAVHKVGDSSGWTIIGNIDYKKWAATKNFQVGDTIIFEYNAKFHNVMRVTHAMYKSCNASSPLTTMTTGNDTIKITNYGHHFFLCGIPGHCQAGQKVDINVVKVSAAAAPTPTSAMASPVPPANVPAPSPNVASPFIVAKGGVGVLTLAMALVAFLTHA; translated from the exons ATGGCATTCGCAGAGAAAGCTGTGGTTTTCTTGCTGATGATGATGGCAGCTTTTCAAGTTTCACACGCAGCTGTGCACAAGGTTGGGGACTCATCTGGCTGGACCATCATTGGTAATATAGATTACAAGAAATGGGCTGCTACCAAGAACTTCCAAGTTGGTGACACTATCA TTTTTGAGTACAATGCCAAGTTCCACAACGTGATGCGAGTGACACATGCTATGTACAAGTCATGCAATGCATCGTCCCCGTTGACAACCATGACTACTGGGAATGACACCATAAAGATAACAAATTATGGTCACCATTTCTTCTTATGTGGCATTCCTGGTCACTGCCAAGCAGGGCAGAAGGTTGATATCAACGTGGTGAAGGTATCTGCTGCAGCAGCACCAACACCAACATCAGCAATGGCATCTCCAGTTCCACCTGCTAATGTGCCAGCACCCTCTCCGAATGTTGCATCCCCATTCATTGTTGCCAAAGGAGGTGTCGGGGTCTTAACTTTGGCTATGGCTTTGGTTGCATTTCTTACTCATGCATGA
- the LOC106776984 gene encoding sugar transport protein 13 — protein MAGGGFTSGAGGVEFEAKITPIVIISCIMAATGGLMFGYDVGVSGGVTSMPPFLKKFFPTVYKKTVQEKSTDSNYCKYDNQGLQLFTSSLYLAGLTATFFASYTTRKLGRRLTMLIAGFFFICGVVLNAAAQDLAMLIVGRILLGCGVGFANQAVPVFLSEIAPSRIRGALNILFQLNVTIGILFANLVNYGTNKIKGGWGWRLSLGLAGIPAVLLTVGALLVVDTPNSLIERGRLDEGKAVLKKIRGTENVEPEFLELVEASRVAKEVKHPFRNLLKRRNRPQIVISIALQVFQQFTGINAIMFYAPVLFSTLGFGNDASLYSAVITGAVNVLSTVVSIYSVDKLGRRLLLLEAGVQMFLSQVAIAIILGIKVKDDSNDLSKVYAVVVVVLVCTFVSSFAWSWGPLGWLIPSETFPLETRSAGQSVTVCVNLLFTFVIAQAFLSMLCHFKFGIFLFFSGWVFIMSVFVLFLLPETKNVPIEEMTERVWKQHWFWKRFIDDDKTANVSNGFDPSSVL, from the exons ATGGCCGGTGGAGGTTTCACCAGCGGCGCCGGAGGCGTCGAATTCGAAGCTAAAATCACTCCCATCGTCATTATTTCCTGTATCATGGCTGCCACCGGTGGTCTTATGTTCGGTTAcgacgtcggtgtttcag GTGGTGTGACCTCTATGCCACCATTCTTGAAGAAGTTTTTTCCGACGGTGTACAAAAAGACGGTGCAAGAGAAATCAACGGATAGCAATTACTGCAAATACGACAACCAAGGATTGCAGCTTTTCACCTCGTCTCTGTATCTGGCTGGTTTGACTGCAACGTTCTTCGCTTCCTACACGACTCGTAAGTTGGGAAGAAGGCTAACTATGCTCATTGCTGGATTCTTCTTCATCTGTGGAGTTGTTCTTAATGCCGCTGCTCAAGATCTTGCTATGCTCATTGTTGGTAGGATCCTTCTTGGTTGTGGAGTTGGCTTTGCTAATCAG GCCGTGCCGGTGTTCCTCTCAGAGATCGCACCTTCAAGAATACGAGGAGCATTGAATATACTGTTCCAGCTCAATGTCACCATTGGCATTCTATTTGCTAACCTTGTCAACTATGGCACCAACAA AATCAAAGGTGGGTGGGGTTGGAGGCTATCTCTGGGGTTGGCCGGAATCCCAGCAGTTCTGCTGACCGTAGGAGCGTTGCTGGTGGTGGACACCCCCAACAGTCTCATTGAACGTGGCCGTTTGGATGAAGGAAAAGCTGTGCTAAAAAAGATTCGTGGCACCGAGAACGTTGAACCTGAGTTTTTGGAGCTCGTTGAGGCAAGTCGTGTCGCCAAAGAGGTGAAGCACCCTTTCAGGAATCTCCTCAAACGCAGAAACAGACCACAGATTGTGATCTCCATTGCGCTCCAG GTATTCCAACAATTCACGGGCATCAACGCAATCATGTTTTATGCTCCGGTGCTGTTCAGCACGTTAGGATTCGGGAACGATGCGTCCCTGTATTCTGCCGTGATAACTGGAGCTGTTAACGTGCTCTCCACCGTTGTTTCTATCTACTCGGTGGACAAACTGGGACGTCGTCTTCTCTTGCTGGAAGCTGGTGTGCAGATGTTTTTGTCTCAAGTGGCGATAGCCATCATATTGGGAATAAAGGTGAAGGACGATTCGAACGACCTTTCGAAAGTTTATgcagtggtggtggttgtgTTGGTGTGCACTTTCGTGTCTTCTTTTGCATGGTCTTGGGGTCCTCTTGGCTGGCTTATACCCAGTGAGACTTTCCCATTGGAAACTCGTTCGGCTGGACAGAGTGTCACCGTTTGCGTCAACTTGCTCTTCACCTTCGTCATTGCGCAAGCCTTCCTCTCTATGCTCTGCCACTTCAAGTTCGgcatcttcttgttcttctctGGCTGGGTCTTTATCATGTCTGTCTTCGTCCTTTTCTTGTTACCCGAGACAAAGAATGTCCCTATTGAAGAGATGACTGAGAGAGTCTGGAAACAACACTGGTTCTGGAAGAGGTTCATCGATGATGATAAAACCGCCAATGTCTCTAATGGATTTGATCCATCCTCCGTCTTGTAG
- the LOC106777568 gene encoding vacuole membrane protein KMS1, with protein MGSGNIVSSSSGRPDLSISELREKYELELENLTLTAQPFKTLKFFTLAVIQCIKKTTLYLLAKGGWVMLFXVAVGTFGIVLMTLGGLQEKHLEELLEYFRFGLWWVALGVASSIGLGSGLHTFVLYLGPHIALFTIKAVQCGRVDLKSAPYDTIQLKRGPSWLDKDCSEFGPPLFQSVHGSQVPLSSILPQVQLEAILWGMGTAIGELPPYFISRAASLSGSRVDAIEELDSDDKGVLNRIKCWFLSHSQHLNFVTILILASVPNPLFDLAGIMCGQFGIPFWKFFLATLIGKAIIKTHIQTLFIISVCNNQLLNWIENEFLWVLSHIPGFASVLPRVTASLHAMKDKYLKAPNPASPNKQGKKWDFSFSSVWNTIVWLMLMNFFVKIVNATAQNHLKKQQEKHISELTEKSTPTDSGVQ; from the exons ATGGGCTCTGGAAATATAGTATCTTCTTCTTCCGGGCGCCCTGATTTGTCTATCTCTG AGCTACGTGAGAAGTACGAGTTGGAGCTAGAAAATTTGACTCTGACCGCACAACCCTTTAAAACATTGAAATTCTTCACGTTAGCTGTTATTCAATGCATCAAGAAAACAACATTATATCTATTGGCAAAAGGTGGGTGGGTTATGCTTTTCNGTGTTGCGGTTGGGACTTTTGGCATAGTGCTCATGACCCTCGGTGGACTCCAAGAGAAG CATCTTGAGGAACTTCTTGAATATTTTCGCTTTGGATTGTGGTGGGTGGCCCTTGGCGTTGCTTCTTCAATTGGTCTTG GATCTGGTTTGCACACATTTGTCCTATATTTAGGTCCACACATAGCATTGTTCACAATAAAAGCAGTGCAGTGTGGCCGAGTTGATCTGAAAAGTGCTCCATATgatacaatacaattaaaacgAGGTCCTTCTTGGCTTGATAAAGACTGTTCTGAGTTTGGGCCACCATTATTCCAGTCAGTCCATGGTTCACAGGTTCCTCTTAGCAGCATTTTGCCTCAAGTTCAGCTGGAGGCTATTTTATGGGGTATGGGAACAGCAATAGGCGAGCTTCCTCCTTATTTTATATCCAGGGCAG CAAGCTTGTCTGGGAGCAGAGTGGATGCAATCGAAGAATTAGATAGTGATGATAAAGGAGTCTTGAATAGAATCAAGTGCTGGTTTCTTTCACACTCGCAAcatttgaattttgttactaTTCTAATACTTGCTTCG GTCCCAAATCCTTTATTTGACCTTGCTGGCATCATGTGTGGACAATTTGGCATTccattttggaaattttttctTGCAACCTTGATTGGAAAGGCAATTATTAAAACTCACATACAG ACGCTATTCATCATCTCAGTTTGCAACAATCAACTTCTTAACTGGATTGAGAATGAATTTCTTTGGGTTCTCAGTCACATACCTGGTTTTGCTTCCGTCTTACCTAGAGTGACTGCCAGTCTCCATGCAATGAAAGATAAGTATTTGAAAGCTCCCAATCCAGCTTCCCCAAATAAGCAG GGGAAAAAgtgggatttttctttttcttcagtCTGGAACACTATCGTGTGGCTCATGCTTATGAACTTCTTTGTTAAGATAGTGAATGCAACTGCCCAGAATCATCTGAAGAAACAGCAGGAGAAACATATTTCTGAATTAACGGAAAAGTCTACCCCAACAGACTCAGGCGTACAATGA
- the LOC106776565 gene encoding G-type lectin S-receptor-like serine/threonine-protein kinase LECRK2, whose amino-acid sequence MSLTIFLPCIVALLSLSNLNGLHAIKSNTSITAGSNSTWKSSSSDFEFGFYDLPNGLFLVGIWFGRIPERTLVWYLAPPVEPNSQIQFTSAGQLVVVHPNGTTAQTIYSGGNGGAATSATMQDDGNFVMKNSNLRPVWESFNFPADTILPGQTLQTNHSLYSKGRGPSNYSLGNFMLQMQGDGNLLLKAHQWADPAYWYTSTTTPNVNLLFNATTALMYLVGGGTGNIYSITNTTPTPVEDYYHRAAIDENGNFQQYAYRKRNGSGWSRVWRAVEDPCRVNVVCGVYGLCTSPDNESVKCQCLPGYISLDDQDVSKGCRPPAVINYCAENNFKLQVFDDTDFHFDTHLIRLAGVDFESCKKDVIDDCNIGAATYSQSTSTCVKKRLPLLNARNSTSSKGLKALLKVADRVESGTPKVSKKKSFNVRVLLKALLAVTATLACFLGSLAVYYHPFTRRIIRKKKHLNATTIGINFREFTFQELHEATDGFTRILGRGASGKVYRGALIIDGAEIGIAVKKLEKKIEKSEREFMTELKIIGRTHHRNLVRLLGFCIDNSHRIIVYELMPNGALSSFLFGEGERPQWGQRIEMALGVARGLLYLHEECNTQIIHCDIKPENVLLDANYIAKIADFGLSKLLNKDQTRTNTNLRGTMGYMAPEWLRSAPITAKVDIYSFGVMLLEMICCRRHIECCEDGKNSEDDDLVLSNWVLRCVVCRQLEVVVRHDTEVLNDFKKFEEMALVGLWCVHPNPALRPSMKHVMQMLDGTVEVGVPPLVYDMMMADQGL is encoded by the coding sequence ATGTCTTTAACTATCTTTTTGCCTTGCATTGTTGcacttctttcactttcaaatctCAATGGCTTACATGCcataaaatcaaatacaagCATCACTGCTGGATCCAATTCTACCTGGAAATCTTCCTCCAGTGATTTTGAATTTGGATTCTACGATCTTCCCAATGGTCTCTTTCTTGTGGGAATATGGTTTGGGAGAATCCCTGAGAGAACGCTGGTATGGTACCTTGCTCCTCCTGTGGAACCGAATTCCCAAATCCAATTCACTTCTGCAGGACAGCTTGTTGTAGTACACCCAAACGGGACTACTGCTCAGACCATATACAGCGGAGGAAACGGCGGGGCGGCAACATCTGCCACCATGCAAGACGATGGCAATTTTGTGATGAAGAACTCCAACTTAAGACCTGTCTGGGAGAGTTTCAACTTTCCAGCCGACACAATCTTGCCAGGCCAAACCTTGCAGACTAATCATAGCCTCTATTCCAAGGGGAGAGGACCTTCAAACTACTCATTGGGAAATTTCATGCTACAAATGCAAGGTGATGGCAACTTGTTGCTCAAAGCTCACCAATGGGCTGACCCTGCATACTGGTACACTTCAACTACGACCCCAAATGTAAATTTGCTGTTTAATGCTACCACTGCTCTCATGTACCTTGTCGGCGGCGGCACCGGGAACATCTACTCTATAACCAACACCACTCCAACCCCGGTGGAGGATTATTATCATCGTGCTGCAATAGATGAGAATGGGAATTTCCAGCAATATGCATATCGTAAAAGGAACGGGAGCGGATGGAGCAGGGTTTGGAGAGCCGTGGAGGATCCCTGCAGAGTGAATGTTGTCTGTGGTGTGTATGGCTTGTGCACTTCTCCTGACAATGAATCAGTCAAGTGTCAGTGTCTTCCAGGTTATATCTCGTTGGATGATCAAGATGTTTCAAAAGGGTGTCGCCCACCAGCTGTCATCAATTACTGTGCAGAGAACAACTTCAAGCTCCAGGTCTTTGACGACACTGATTTCCATTTTGATACTCATCTTATTAGGTTGGCTGGTGTTGACTTCGAAAGTTGTAAGAAGGATGTAATAGATGATTGTAATATCGGTGCTGCAACTTATAGCCAATCCACCTCCACATGTGTCAAGAAGAGATTGCCCTTGCTGAATGCTAGAAATAGCACTTCTTCGAAGGGACTGAAAGCACTGCTTAAAGTTGCTGACAGGGTTGAGTCTGGGACACCTAAAGTTTCCAAGAAGAAGAGTTTTAATGTAAGAGTCCTTTTGAAGGCTCTTCTTGCTGTTACTGCCACTCTTGCCTGTTTCTTGGGTTCCCTTGCTGTTTACTATCATCCTTTCACTCgaagaataataagaaaaaagaagcaTCTGAATGCAACAACTATTGGAATCAACTTCAGAGAATTCACCTTTCAGGAGCTGCATGAAGCAACAGACGGATTCACTAGGATTCTTGGAAGGGGAGCTTCAGGCAAAGTCTATCGTGGTGCTTTAATAATAGATGGTGCAGAGATTGGTATTGCAGTAAAGaaactagaaaagaaaatagagaaaagtgaaagagaatTCATGACTGAGCTCAAAATTATTGGTCGTACGCATCACAGAAATTTGGTGAGGCTTTTGGGTTTTTGCATTGATAATAGCCATCGAATTATAGTATATGAGTTGATGCCAAATGGAGCACTGTCCAGTTTTCTGTTCGGAGAGGGAGAAAGACCTCAATGGGGTCAGAGGATTGAAATGGCTCTTGGGGTCGCAAGGGGCTTGCTATACTTGCACGAAGAGTGCAACACCCAAATCATACATTGTGACATAAAGCCCGAAAATGTGTTACTAGATGCCAATTACATAGCAAAGATTGCAGATTTTGGGCTGTCTAAACTTTTGAACAAAGACCAAACTAGAACAAACACTAATTTAAGAGGGACAATGGGATACATGGCACCTGAATGGCTAAGGAGTGCACCAATAACTGCTAAAGTTGACATATACAGTTTTGGGGTTATGCTGTTGGAGATGATTTGCTGCAGGAGGCACATTGAGTGTTGTGAGGATGGAAAAAAcagtgaagatgatgatttgGTTCTTTCAAATTGGGTTTTAAGGTGTGTGGTGTGTAGGCAACTAGAGGTAGTGGTGAGACATGACACAGAAGTGCTGAATGATTTCAAGAAGTTTGAGGAAATGGCCTTGGTTGGACTATGGTGCGTTCATCCAAATCCCGCTTTGAGGCCTTCGATGAAGCATGTGATGCAAATGCTAGATGGAACCGTGGAAGTTGGTGTTCCTCCTTTGGTTTACGATATGATGATGGCAGATCAGGGCTTATAG